The proteins below come from a single Agromyces flavus genomic window:
- a CDS encoding serine hydrolase domain-containing protein codes for MASMRAMRVRRPAGVIAATMAVAVMAGCSAGAPQAEEAGASTRYSGDEELLQVIRPSFSGPDDIAAVALVADGEVRTAFVRADAETRFEIGSITKTFTGLLLAEAIERGEVALDDPLGIHLDLDDAPVADVTLGALATHQSGLPIFPSDPEWQQEAAALDAEGKDAVDETLDELLALARAEQLPNDPTTAYSNFGAALAGQALAAAAGTEYRDILAERILEPLGLEDTSLPIEDDDHVKGLAQGFTGDRRKADPSTLGAFAPAGGIVTTVEDLARYAQGVIDGPYAGSAALEPNPFGDGDYGYFWALSSRGDRDLVSHDGMTTGFTSALLIDRTAGTAAIVFVNRSSRPVHEVARDLLGQVD; via the coding sequence ATGGCGTCCATGCGTGCGATGCGGGTGCGGCGGCCGGCTGGTGTGATCGCGGCCACGATGGCGGTGGCCGTGATGGCCGGATGCAGCGCCGGCGCACCGCAGGCGGAGGAAGCCGGAGCGTCGACCCGCTACTCGGGCGACGAGGAGCTGCTCCAGGTCATCCGCCCGTCGTTCAGCGGCCCTGACGATATCGCGGCGGTGGCCCTGGTCGCCGACGGCGAGGTTCGGACGGCCTTCGTCCGCGCCGATGCCGAGACGCGGTTCGAGATCGGCTCCATCACGAAGACCTTCACCGGCCTGCTCCTCGCCGAGGCGATCGAGCGGGGTGAAGTGGCCCTCGACGACCCGCTCGGCATTCATCTCGATCTTGACGACGCACCGGTCGCCGACGTCACGCTCGGCGCACTCGCGACCCATCAGTCGGGCCTGCCGATCTTCCCCAGCGATCCCGAATGGCAGCAGGAGGCTGCGGCGCTGGACGCCGAGGGCAAGGACGCGGTCGACGAGACGCTCGACGAACTGCTCGCGCTCGCGCGCGCCGAGCAGCTCCCGAACGACCCGACCACGGCGTACTCCAACTTCGGCGCCGCCCTCGCGGGGCAGGCGCTGGCAGCGGCCGCCGGCACCGAGTACCGCGACATACTCGCCGAGCGCATCCTCGAGCCGCTCGGGCTCGAGGACACCTCCCTCCCCATCGAGGACGACGATCATGTGAAGGGGCTGGCGCAAGGCTTTACGGGCGATCGCCGGAAGGCCGATCCCAGCACCCTCGGCGCGTTCGCGCCGGCCGGCGGCATCGTCACGACCGTCGAGGACCTGGCCCGCTACGCGCAGGGCGTCATCGACGGACCCTACGCCGGCAGCGCCGCGCTCGAGCCGAATCCGTTCGGGGACGGCGACTACGGCTACTTCTGGGCGCTCTCGTCGCGCGGCGACCGCGACCTCGTCTCGCACGACGGAATGACGACCGGCTTCACGAGCGCGCTGCTCATCGACCGGACGGCCGGCACCGCGGCGATCGTGTTCGTCAATCGCAGCTCGCGCCCGGTCCATGAGGTCGCACGCGACCTGCTCGGCCAAGTGGACTGA
- a CDS encoding LssY C-terminal domain-containing protein, translating to MQDAGPAGMRERDEGRPTAAVDERPPPELPPRTSFTTVLDGFFFVYAGVASVWLAWLLLTQSFEFGWFGILFFLVFWLVLAYLVLPRLHRILTTIYVPDYFIGRTRTSDGLLGDPVNLAFDGPEASLHAAMRAAGWTRADDVTLASGWRIVTSTLSRRSYDEAPVSPLFLFGRQQDFAYQQEVEGNPARRHHVRFWRTPDGWLLPGGRRVDWLAAGTFDRAVGFSLFTLQVTHKIDADIDIERDHIVATLTGAVPEVRIDVLRDFSTGYHSRNGGGDTIRTDGDLPVVNVTAVPGARVGSPREACQ from the coding sequence ATGCAGGACGCGGGGCCTGCGGGTATGCGCGAGCGGGATGAGGGGCGACCGACGGCCGCGGTCGACGAACGCCCTCCTCCGGAGCTGCCGCCGCGCACGTCGTTCACCACCGTGCTCGACGGGTTCTTCTTCGTGTACGCCGGCGTCGCGTCGGTCTGGCTCGCGTGGCTGCTGCTGACGCAGTCATTCGAATTCGGATGGTTCGGCATCCTGTTCTTCCTCGTCTTCTGGCTCGTGCTGGCTTACCTCGTGCTGCCACGACTGCACCGGATCCTCACGACGATCTACGTCCCCGACTACTTCATCGGGCGCACACGCACGAGCGACGGCCTGCTCGGCGACCCCGTGAACCTCGCGTTCGACGGGCCGGAGGCCTCGCTGCACGCGGCGATGCGGGCAGCCGGATGGACGCGCGCCGATGACGTGACGCTCGCCTCGGGATGGCGCATCGTCACGTCGACGCTGTCGCGGCGGAGCTACGACGAGGCGCCCGTCAGCCCGCTGTTCCTGTTCGGCCGGCAGCAGGACTTCGCGTACCAGCAGGAGGTCGAGGGCAACCCCGCGAGACGCCACCACGTGCGGTTCTGGCGGACGCCCGACGGATGGCTGCTCCCCGGCGGTCGGCGCGTGGACTGGCTCGCCGCAGGCACCTTCGACCGGGCAGTGGGATTCTCGCTCTTCACGCTGCAGGTCACCCACAAGATCGACGCCGACATCGACATCGAGCGCGATCACATCGTCGCGACGCTGACCGGCGCCGTCCCCGAGGTGCGCATCGACGTGCTGCGCGACTTCTCGACCGGATACCACTCGCGCAATGGCGGCGGCGACACCATCCGGACGGACGGCGACCTGCCCGTGGTGAACGTGACGGCGGTGCCCGGTGCACGGGTGGGATCGCCGAGGGAGGCCTGCCAGTGA
- a CDS encoding serine hydrolase domain-containing protein codes for MATRRVAHPRIVFVIAALAAMTGCMYGPPYDQLLTGDEELLEYAKEKFTDAGDRVAMAVIDGDDVRTAFVSADSSTMFELGSATRLLTGLLLADAIERGEVALDDPIGWYLPLGDSPAASLTLRSLATQHSGLPPGGPRWVDPEVLADGASDSNDAPPEVPAPVDLEEVLDLVSAVPVDPSVYDYSHLQATLVGHVLAEAADRDFAELLEERVLEPVGMENAVLAESVEDVPDALVRSEGAYVPQTGAYAPAMGLIVTIDDMIALARDVISGDASDSAALEPLVNTPHGKRIGYFWEVASRPEGDIIALYGWSRQFCAAMVVSAEDRHAAIVLRNSGDTYPWDEGLEVFAIVED; via the coding sequence ATGGCCACGCGTCGCGTGGCGCACCCACGCATCGTGTTCGTCATCGCCGCGCTGGCCGCGATGACCGGGTGCATGTACGGCCCGCCGTACGACCAGTTGCTCACGGGTGACGAGGAACTGCTCGAGTACGCCAAGGAGAAGTTCACCGACGCCGGCGATCGCGTCGCCATGGCGGTGATCGACGGCGACGACGTGCGGACGGCGTTCGTGTCGGCCGACTCGTCGACGATGTTCGAGTTGGGCTCGGCGACGCGGCTGCTCACGGGGTTGCTGCTCGCCGACGCGATCGAGCGCGGCGAGGTCGCCCTTGACGATCCGATCGGGTGGTACCTGCCGCTGGGTGATTCGCCCGCTGCGTCATTGACATTGAGATCCCTCGCCACACAGCATTCCGGACTGCCGCCCGGCGGTCCGCGGTGGGTCGATCCGGAGGTGCTCGCCGACGGTGCTTCGGACTCGAACGACGCCCCACCCGAGGTGCCTGCGCCGGTCGATCTGGAGGAGGTGCTCGACCTCGTCTCGGCCGTTCCGGTGGACCCGTCGGTCTACGACTACAGCCACCTACAGGCAACCTTGGTCGGTCATGTCCTGGCCGAGGCCGCGGACCGCGACTTCGCCGAACTGCTCGAGGAACGCGTGCTCGAGCCCGTCGGGATGGAGAACGCCGTGCTCGCCGAGTCGGTCGAGGACGTGCCGGACGCGCTCGTCCGGTCGGAGGGCGCATACGTACCCCAGACCGGGGCGTACGCGCCCGCGATGGGCCTGATCGTGACGATCGACGACATGATCGCGCTGGCCCGAGACGTCATCTCCGGAGACGCCTCCGACAGTGCCGCCCTCGAACCGCTCGTGAACACGCCCCACGGGAAGCGGATCGGTTACTTCTGGGAGGTCGCGTCACGCCCGGAAGGCGACATCATCGCCCTGTACGGGTGGTCGCGCCAATTCTGCGCTGCGATGGTCGTGAGCGCGGAGGACCGGCACGCGGCGATCGTGCTGCGGAACAGCGGCGACACCTATCCGTGGGATGAGGGCCTGGAGGTCTTCGCCATCGTGGAGGACTGA
- a CDS encoding serine hydrolase domain-containing protein yields the protein MPDRMRVVRASVALAAVAAMSGCLYGPPYDQLLSGDPALIEYASERYTDAGDQVAVAVIDGDEVRTAFVSADDSTRFGFGPATRGLTGLLLQDAIERGEVALDERIGTYLDLGDAPAAALTFRQLATHHSGLPQEPLGPAAWEPPVSAETQLAGSDRGGLDALLARVGSIDLVPQLDFNVSDFDAALVGQAIAAAAGVPFADLLEQRVLVPGGMADAVVVEDVDLMPTGLAQGHDRIGRKVARVGNGAYAPALGAVVTLADVVALARAILDGPFAENAVFEPIERTRWPQVRIGLFWERMDTSDGEVVYIEGASDGFTAAVLVDPAERTAAVLLSNAEEIWPRSHVRPLLAAITE from the coding sequence ATGCCCGATCGGATGCGAGTCGTTCGGGCATCGGTGGCACTCGCCGCCGTCGCTGCCATGAGCGGGTGCCTCTACGGTCCGCCGTACGACCAGCTGCTCTCCGGAGACCCGGCGCTCATCGAGTACGCCAGTGAACGCTACACCGACGCGGGGGACCAGGTCGCGGTGGCCGTGATCGACGGCGACGAGGTGCGCACCGCCTTCGTGTCGGCCGACGACTCGACGCGGTTCGGGTTCGGCCCGGCCACGCGAGGACTGACTGGACTGCTGCTGCAGGACGCGATCGAGCGCGGCGAGGTGGCGCTCGACGAGCGGATCGGCACGTACCTGGATCTCGGCGACGCTCCCGCCGCCGCGTTGACGTTCCGCCAGCTCGCCACCCACCATTCCGGATTGCCGCAGGAGCCGCTCGGACCGGCGGCGTGGGAGCCTCCGGTGTCGGCGGAGACGCAGCTCGCGGGCTCGGACCGCGGCGGGCTGGATGCGCTCCTCGCTCGCGTCGGGTCGATCGACCTCGTCCCCCAGCTGGACTTCAACGTGAGCGACTTCGATGCCGCGCTGGTCGGGCAGGCGATCGCCGCGGCCGCGGGAGTGCCGTTCGCCGACCTGCTCGAGCAGCGCGTGCTCGTACCGGGCGGGATGGCCGACGCCGTGGTGGTCGAGGACGTCGACCTGATGCCGACCGGTCTCGCCCAGGGCCACGATCGGATCGGCCGCAAAGTCGCGCGGGTCGGCAACGGCGCGTATGCGCCGGCGCTCGGCGCGGTCGTCACGCTCGCCGACGTCGTGGCGCTCGCCCGGGCCATCCTGGACGGGCCCTTCGCCGAGAACGCCGTGTTCGAGCCGATCGAGCGGACCCGCTGGCCGCAGGTGCGGATCGGGCTGTTCTGGGAGCGCATGGACACCTCCGACGGCGAGGTCGTGTACATCGAGGGCGCGTCCGACGGCTTCACGGCTGCGGTGCTGGTCGACCCCGCCGAGCGCACCGCGGCGGTCCTCCTCTCGAATGCCGAGGAGATCTGGCCGCGATCGCACGTGCGGCCGCTCCTCGCGGCGATCACCGAGTGA
- a CDS encoding serine hydrolase domain-containing protein, with amino-acid sequence MATRRVAHPRIVLVIAAVAAMTGCLYGPPYDQILTGDEELLEYARETFTDAGDRVAMAVIDGDEVRTAFVSADSSTMFELGSATRLLTGLLLADAIERREVALDDEVGRYLPLGESPAAELTLRALATQHSGLPVPPRWRAGGSSSPEPDEQTSVELEELLELVASLPVDDEQRYDFNDVQAALVGHAVAEATSRDFADLLEERVLEPIGMDDTVLAESADDIPEALAQGRTDVTKEAVESTDAGAYTPAVGAIVTLDDMIALARGVMSGAMSDSAALRPIADTPWASEGIGYFWEREPRPEGDLTSLFGWSEGFCAAMVAYADDGQAAMVLRNLGETYPWDEAVALLEIVRE; translated from the coding sequence ATGGCCACGCGTCGCGTGGCGCACCCACGTATCGTGCTCGTCATCGCCGCGGTCGCCGCGATGACCGGATGCCTGTACGGCCCGCCGTACGACCAGATCCTGACGGGCGACGAGGAGCTGCTCGAGTACGCGCGAGAGACGTTCACCGACGCGGGCGATCGGGTCGCGATGGCCGTGATCGACGGCGATGAGGTGCGCACCGCCTTCGTCTCGGCCGACTCGTCGACGATGTTCGAGCTCGGCTCGGCGACGCGGCTGCTCACGGGGTTGCTGCTCGCCGATGCGATCGAGCGCCGCGAGGTCGCGCTCGACGATGAGGTCGGAAGGTACCTGCCGTTGGGGGAATCGCCGGCCGCCGAGTTGACGCTGCGGGCGCTCGCGACACAGCACTCGGGCCTGCCGGTACCGCCGAGGTGGAGAGCGGGCGGCTCGAGTTCTCCGGAGCCGGACGAACAGACGTCCGTCGAGCTGGAGGAGTTGCTCGAGCTCGTCGCGTCGTTGCCGGTGGACGACGAGCAGCGGTACGACTTCAACGATGTCCAGGCAGCACTGGTCGGTCACGCTGTTGCCGAAGCCACGAGCCGCGACTTCGCCGACCTGCTCGAGGAACGGGTCCTCGAGCCGATCGGCATGGACGACACGGTGCTGGCCGAGTCGGCCGACGACATTCCCGAGGCGCTCGCGCAGGGACGGACCGACGTCACCAAGGAGGCGGTCGAGTCCACCGACGCGGGCGCGTATACCCCTGCCGTCGGTGCCATCGTGACGCTCGACGACATGATCGCGCTCGCGCGCGGCGTGATGTCCGGTGCGATGTCGGACAGCGCCGCCCTCCGACCCATCGCTGACACGCCCTGGGCGAGCGAGGGCATCGGCTACTTCTGGGAGCGCGAACCGCGGCCCGAAGGCGATCTCACGAGCCTCTTCGGATGGTCCGAGGGCTTCTGCGCCGCCATGGTCGCGTATGCGGACGACGGCCAGGCGGCGATGGTCCTGCGGAACCTCGGCGAGACCTACCCCTGGGATGAAGCCGTCGCGCTGCTCGAGATCGTCAGGGAGTGA
- a CDS encoding cysteine desulfurase-like protein translates to MAYDVARIRSWFPSLESGWAQFDGPGGTQTPRQVGEAVASVLTGPLSNRGSIGVSEQRAEEAVHGFRLAMADLVNADPRGIVQGRSATQLVYDFSRHLSRQWGVGDEVVVTRLDHDSNVRPWVQAAERVGATVRWADFDPETGELPVDAVTGLLSDRTRLVAVTAASNLLGTQPDLPAIAAAVHDAGALLFVDGVHLTAHELPDVAALGADFFTCSPYKFLGPHCGVLVARPELLETITPDKLLPATNAVPERFEFGTLPYELLAGVTAAVEVLASLDTGAPDAASSRRERLVASYAALHEHEASLAARLGEGLAALPRVTVWSRAERRTPTVLMTFDGIAAEDVTRRLAEDRVLAPSGNFYALEASRRLGLGDEGGLRVGLAPYTDQGDVERLLGGLRAALA, encoded by the coding sequence ATGGCCTACGACGTCGCGCGCATCCGCTCCTGGTTCCCCTCGCTCGAGTCCGGTTGGGCGCAGTTCGACGGCCCCGGCGGCACGCAGACACCGCGCCAGGTCGGCGAGGCCGTGGCATCCGTGCTCACCGGCCCGCTGTCGAACCGCGGCTCGATCGGGGTGTCGGAACAGCGCGCCGAGGAGGCCGTGCACGGCTTCCGGCTGGCGATGGCCGACCTCGTGAACGCGGACCCGCGCGGCATCGTCCAGGGCCGCAGCGCGACGCAGCTCGTGTACGACTTCTCGCGCCACCTGTCACGGCAGTGGGGCGTGGGCGACGAGGTGGTCGTGACGCGGCTCGACCACGACTCGAACGTGCGCCCATGGGTCCAGGCCGCCGAGCGCGTCGGCGCCACGGTGCGCTGGGCCGACTTCGACCCCGAGACGGGCGAGCTGCCGGTCGACGCGGTGACCGGCCTGCTCTCCGATCGCACGCGACTCGTCGCCGTCACCGCCGCGTCGAACCTCCTGGGCACCCAGCCCGACTTGCCCGCCATCGCGGCGGCCGTGCACGACGCGGGGGCGCTGCTCTTCGTCGACGGCGTGCACTTAACGGCGCACGAGCTGCCCGACGTCGCCGCGCTCGGCGCCGACTTCTTCACGTGCTCCCCCTACAAGTTCCTCGGTCCGCACTGCGGCGTGCTCGTCGCGCGTCCCGAGCTGCTCGAGACGATCACGCCCGACAAGCTGCTGCCGGCGACGAACGCCGTGCCCGAGCGCTTCGAGTTCGGCACGCTGCCGTACGAGCTGCTGGCGGGCGTCACTGCGGCGGTCGAGGTGCTCGCCTCGCTCGACACCGGGGCACCGGATGCCGCGAGCTCGCGTCGTGAACGGCTCGTCGCCTCGTACGCCGCGCTCCATGAGCACGAGGCGTCGCTCGCCGCGCGCCTCGGCGAGGGTCTCGCGGCACTTCCTCGGGTGACCGTGTGGTCGCGGGCCGAGCGACGCACGCCGACGGTGCTCATGACGTTCGACGGGATCGCCGCGGAGGACGTGACGCGTCGACTCGCCGAGGATCGCGTGCTCGCGCCATCCGGCAACTTCTACGCGCTCGAGGCGTCGCGGCGACTCGGGCTGGGCGACGAGGGCGGCCTGCGCGTGGGGCTCGCGCCGTACACGGACCAGGGTGACGTGGAACGCCTGCTCGGCGGGCTTCGCGCCGCGCTCGCCTGA
- a CDS encoding isocitrate lyase/PEP mutase family protein, with product MTLADRAAELRRLHTDDELLQVVNVWDVIGATVVADLPQTRAIATASHSIAATFGYPDGEHMPRDLMLDMAGRIARAVEVPVTADLEAGYGDAGETIRRAIGEGIAGANLEDQLRPFAESVAAVEAAVGAADAEGVPFALNARTDAFIRGAERPRDERLADAIERGRAYLDAGATCVFVPGNFGDDVIAELVDGIGHRRVSLIGLSDVPPPDRLEELGVARVSYGPNTQRVSLGALQDLAAMLYSGGVLPPGIRPLN from the coding sequence ATGACCCTCGCCGATCGGGCGGCCGAGCTGCGGCGCCTGCACACCGATGACGAGCTCCTGCAGGTCGTGAACGTGTGGGACGTCATCGGCGCCACCGTCGTGGCCGACCTCCCCCAGACCCGGGCGATCGCGACGGCGAGCCATTCCATCGCCGCGACGTTCGGCTACCCCGACGGCGAGCACATGCCCCGCGACCTCATGCTCGACATGGCCGGGCGCATCGCCCGCGCCGTCGAGGTGCCCGTCACGGCCGACCTCGAGGCCGGCTACGGCGACGCCGGTGAGACGATCCGTCGCGCGATCGGCGAAGGCATCGCGGGGGCGAACCTCGAGGACCAGCTGCGGCCGTTCGCCGAATCGGTCGCCGCTGTCGAGGCGGCAGTGGGCGCCGCGGACGCCGAGGGCGTGCCCTTCGCGCTCAACGCCCGCACCGATGCGTTCATCCGGGGCGCCGAGCGCCCGCGCGACGAGCGCCTCGCCGACGCGATCGAGCGCGGCCGCGCCTACCTCGATGCGGGTGCGACGTGCGTCTTCGTCCCCGGCAACTTCGGCGACGACGTCATCGCCGAACTCGTCGACGGCATCGGGCACCGCCGCGTGTCGCTCATCGGTCTGTCCGACGTCCCGCCGCCCGATCGGCTCGAGGAACTCGGCGTCGCGCGCGTCTCGTACGGACCGAACACGCAGCGCGTGAGCCTCGGCGCGCTGCAGGACCTCGCCGCCATGCTGTACTCCGGAGGCGTGCTGCCTCCAGGCATCCGGCCGCTGAACTGA
- a CDS encoding ABC transporter ATP-binding protein, translating into MTDGIPIEITGLTKRFGAVTAVEDLSFTVAPGRVTGFLGPNGAGKTTTLRLLLGLERPTAGTASIGGARYRDLPRPLETVGAALDAAFHPGRTARNHLRVMATAGGIRRNRVDAVLAQVGMSEFADRRVGGFSLGMRQRLALATTLLGDPRVLVLDEPINGLDPEGIRWIRGFLRSLAAEGRTVLVSSHLLSEVQQSVDDVVIISRGRLVKAGSLAELESEVSPRTVIDSPDRARLAAALDQAGLQYVDGRNGLIVSEPDPAVVGHAAFVGGVEVSALHRLASGLEESFLALVNGGAQ; encoded by the coding sequence ATGACCGACGGCATCCCCATCGAGATCACCGGACTGACGAAGCGCTTCGGCGCCGTGACCGCGGTGGAGGACCTCTCCTTCACCGTGGCGCCGGGGCGGGTGACCGGGTTCCTCGGGCCGAACGGAGCCGGCAAGACCACGACGCTGCGCTTGCTGCTTGGCCTCGAGCGCCCGACCGCCGGCACGGCCTCGATCGGTGGCGCTCGGTACCGCGACCTGCCCCGTCCCCTCGAGACCGTCGGCGCCGCCCTCGACGCCGCGTTCCATCCCGGCCGCACCGCGCGGAATCACTTGCGCGTCATGGCGACCGCGGGGGGCATCCGCCGGAACCGCGTCGATGCCGTCCTGGCGCAGGTCGGCATGAGCGAGTTCGCCGATCGTCGGGTCGGCGGCTTCTCCCTCGGCATGCGGCAACGGCTCGCGCTCGCGACGACGCTGCTCGGCGACCCGCGCGTGCTCGTGCTCGACGAGCCGATCAACGGGCTCGACCCCGAGGGCATCCGCTGGATCCGCGGCTTCCTCCGCAGCCTCGCCGCCGAGGGCCGCACCGTGCTCGTCAGCTCGCACCTGCTGAGCGAGGTGCAGCAGTCGGTCGACGACGTCGTCATCATCTCGCGCGGCCGGCTGGTCAAGGCCGGCTCGCTGGCCGAGCTCGAGTCCGAGGTCTCGCCTCGCACCGTCATCGACTCGCCCGACCGCGCGCGGCTCGCCGCCGCGCTCGACCAGGCCGGCCTCCAGTACGTCGACGGCCGCAACGGGCTGATCGTGTCCGAACCCGATCCGGCGGTCGTCGGACATGCCGCATTCGTCGGCGGAGTGGAGGTGAGCGCCCTGCACCGGTTGGCTTCGGGCCTCGAGGAATCGTTCCTGGCACTCGTGAACGGGGGTGCGCAGTGA
- a CDS encoding ABC transporter permease produces MAFARSLAAEFQKVFTTRMWWLLALILVAYVATMAGGFGAFLGWATENPDAAASTGGTGLPPGVDLAPLLYSFASSTGYVFPVLIGALAVTSEFRHRTLTTTFLAEPHRSTVLAGKFWTGLIVGGLFGVIGFATSVGAGAAALAAFGFDTGLDSSDAWALVGRGVLAMALWGAIGVGLGSLVPNQVAAIVIVIAFTQFVEPVLRLVSSLNEVTANVGRFLPGAASDALVGASFYNVASLGSTDSLEWWQGGIVLLGIAVVATVIGGATTWRRDVS; encoded by the coding sequence ATGGCCTTCGCACGATCGCTCGCCGCCGAGTTCCAGAAGGTGTTCACCACGCGGATGTGGTGGCTGCTGGCCCTCATCCTCGTCGCGTACGTCGCGACGATGGCGGGCGGGTTCGGCGCGTTCCTCGGCTGGGCGACCGAGAATCCGGATGCCGCGGCCTCCACGGGCGGCACCGGGCTGCCCCCCGGGGTCGACCTCGCCCCCCTGCTCTACAGCTTCGCCTCGTCGACCGGGTACGTGTTCCCCGTGCTGATCGGGGCGCTCGCCGTGACCTCCGAGTTCCGGCACCGCACGCTGACGACGACGTTCCTCGCCGAGCCGCACCGCTCGACCGTGCTCGCGGGCAAGTTCTGGACCGGACTGATCGTGGGCGGCCTCTTCGGCGTCATCGGATTCGCGACGTCCGTCGGCGCGGGCGCGGCCGCGCTGGCGGCATTCGGGTTCGACACCGGGCTCGACTCGAGCGACGCGTGGGCGCTCGTCGGCCGCGGCGTCCTCGCGATGGCGCTGTGGGGCGCGATCGGCGTGGGCCTCGGTTCGCTCGTGCCGAACCAGGTCGCGGCCATCGTCATCGTGATCGCGTTCACGCAGTTCGTCGAGCCGGTGCTGCGCCTGGTGAGCTCGCTCAACGAGGTGACCGCGAACGTCGGGCGGTTCCTTCCGGGTGCCGCGAGCGATGCGCTGGTCGGCGCGTCGTTCTACAACGTGGCATCTCTCGGCTCGACCGACTCGCTCGAGTGGTGGCAGGGTGGGATCGTGCTGCTCGGCATCGCGGTCGTCGCCACGGTGATCGGCGGCGCTACCACCTGGCGGCGGGATGTCTCGTAG
- a CDS encoding winged helix DNA-binding domain-containing protein produces MRLTLAEVRARRLAAQGLRATDGVHALDATTPGDVVSRFLAVQSQEYLPAQWGLAQRLPGDDRPSSAAVGAAIDRGDVLRTHVLRPTWHFVTPADAGWLIALSAERVHRANGTYYTRHGLAGAVADRVLATIEAAVAQGHRTRAEIGAALADVGLPSTGNALAYCLMLAELERVVISGASAGAQRTYAAFRERVPDAATRARDEGLAELAERYLRVRGPVTDRDLSAWSGFGLRDARAALADAADRTNGRIARIDGADGTAYWHDAEVAERHRDATSARPSDGAPRVDLVQAYDEYVMGYAAPRTYLLPARHPGADGAEFPLHAMLADGVMCGRWAPTVGPRSATVRIVPWRRMSRAEVASRDDAIAAFERFVERPVAIEVERVARH; encoded by the coding sequence ATGAGGCTCACGCTCGCGGAAGTCCGGGCGCGGCGACTCGCCGCCCAGGGCTTGCGCGCGACGGACGGCGTCCACGCGCTGGATGCGACGACACCGGGCGATGTGGTGTCGCGGTTCCTCGCCGTCCAGTCGCAGGAGTACCTGCCCGCGCAGTGGGGGCTCGCCCAGCGACTTCCGGGCGACGATCGCCCGTCGTCCGCCGCGGTCGGCGCCGCGATCGACCGCGGCGACGTCCTGCGCACGCACGTGCTCCGGCCCACCTGGCATTTCGTGACGCCCGCCGACGCGGGCTGGCTCATCGCGCTCTCCGCCGAGCGCGTGCACCGCGCGAACGGCACGTACTACACACGGCACGGGCTCGCCGGCGCCGTGGCCGATCGCGTGCTCGCGACCATCGAGGCCGCGGTCGCCCAGGGCCACCGGACGCGGGCCGAGATCGGCGCGGCGCTGGCCGACGTCGGGCTCCCGTCCACGGGCAACGCCCTGGCCTACTGCCTGATGCTCGCCGAGCTCGAGCGCGTGGTGATCTCCGGCGCGAGCGCGGGTGCGCAGCGCACGTACGCGGCGTTCCGCGAGCGAGTGCCGGATGCCGCGACCCGGGCAAGAGACGAGGGGCTCGCCGAGCTCGCCGAGCGGTACCTGCGCGTCCGAGGGCCCGTCACCGACCGCGACCTCTCCGCGTGGTCGGGGTTCGGGCTGCGCGACGCCCGAGCTGCGCTGGCGGATGCGGCCGACCGGACGAACGGCCGCATCGCGCGGATCGACGGCGCCGACGGGACCGCCTACTGGCACGACGCCGAGGTCGCCGAGCGGCATCGCGACGCGACATCCGCCCGGCCCTCCGATGGCGCGCCCCGCGTCGACCTCGTGCAGGCCTATGACGAGTACGTGATGGGGTACGCCGCGCCCCGCACGTACCTGCTTCCGGCGAGGCATCCGGGCGCCGACGGGGCGGAGTTCCCCCTGCACGCCATGCTCGCGGACGGCGTCATGTGCGGGCGGTGGGCGCCGACGGTCGGCCCGCGCTCGGCGACCGTGCGCATCGTGCCGTGGCGGCGGATGTCGCGCGCCGAGGTCGCCTCGCGCGACGACGCGATCGCCGCGTTCGAGCGGTTCGTGGAGCGGCCGGTCGCGATCGAGGTCGAACGCGTCGCGCGCCACTGA
- a CDS encoding DUF1304 domain-containing protein, with translation MSVIAIIGSVVVALAALLHVYIFVLESVRWMQPSTWRIFNVRDEEQAETLRPMAYNQGFYNLFLAIGAGAGLVLYFEGSLPYAARALILFTTACMAAAAIVLTTTGRGYLRPALVQGTLPLIGFALFLFA, from the coding sequence ATGTCCGTCATCGCGATCATCGGCAGCGTGGTCGTGGCGCTGGCCGCGCTGCTGCACGTCTACATCTTCGTGCTCGAGAGCGTGCGGTGGATGCAGCCCAGCACGTGGCGCATCTTCAACGTGCGCGACGAGGAGCAGGCCGAGACCCTGCGACCGATGGCCTACAACCAGGGGTTCTACAACCTGTTCCTGGCGATCGGGGCGGGCGCCGGGCTCGTCCTCTACTTCGAGGGCAGCCTGCCCTACGCGGCGCGCGCGCTCATCCTGTTCACCACGGCCTGCATGGCGGCCGCCGCGATCGTGCTGACGACGACCGGGCGAGGTTACCTTCGGCCCGCGCTCGTGCAGGGCACGCTGCCGCTCATCGGGTTCGCGTTGTTCCTGTTCGCCTGA